A window of the Gossypium hirsutum isolate 1008001.06 chromosome A03, Gossypium_hirsutum_v2.1, whole genome shotgun sequence genome harbors these coding sequences:
- the LOC107887037 gene encoding probable aquaporin TIP3-2, producing the protein MPPRRYQFGRADEATHPDSMRATLAEFLSTIIFVFAGEGSILALDKMYKDTSATPARLVMIALAHGLSLFAAVASSVNVSGGHVNPAVTFGALLGGRISLVRALYYWIAQLLGSIVACLLLRLTAGMRPGGFALASGVGELRGLILEIVLTYGLVYTVYATGIDPKRGSVGTIAPLAIGLIVSANILVGGPFDGAAMNPARAFGPALVGWRWNHHWIYWVGPLIGGGLAALMYEYMVIPAAEPAHPTHQPLAPEDY; encoded by the exons ATGCCGCCTCGTAGATACCAATTTGGGAGGGCTGATGAGGCCACTCATCCCGACTCCATGAGAGCCACCTTGGCTGAATTCCTCTCCACTATCATTTTCGTCTTTGCCGGCGAAGGCTCAATTCTTGCTCTTG ACAAGATGTACAAGGATACGAGTGCGACGCCTGCAAGACTGGTGATGATAGCACTTGCGCATGGGTTGTCTCTGTTTGCAGCTGTGGCATCTAGTGTAAACGTATCTGGTGGCCATGTGAATCCAGCAGTCACTTTCGGTGCCTTGCTCGGTGGAAGAATCTCTCTCGTTCGGGCGCTGTACTACTGGATTGCCCAGCTCTTAGGTTCCATTGTGGCTTGTCTCTTGCTCCGCCTCACCGCTGGAATG CGACCGGGGGGGTTCGCCCTGGCGTCAGGAGTAGGGGAGTTGCGTGGTCTGATATTGGAGATAGTGCTGACATACGGATTGGTGTACACAGTTTATGCAACAGGGATCGATCCCAAAAGAGGAAGCGTGGGGACAATAGCACCGCTGGCTATAGGCTTAATAGTGAGCGCCAACATCTTAGTAGGCGGACCATTTGATGGAGCCGCCATGAATCCAGCAAGGGCATTTGGTCCAGCCTTGGTAGGATGGAGGTGGAACCACCACTGGATCTACTGGGTAGGTCCACTGATAGGTGGAGGTTTAGCGGCTCTGATGTACGAGTACATGGTGATCCCAGCGGCGGAGCCAGCACACCCAACGCACCAGCCCTTGGCTCCAGAAGATTACTAG